The window CATCACAAAAACCTTGTGAAATTATTAGGATGGTCTTATGAAAAAAGAGatcttcttcttgtttatGAGTTCATGCCAAATGGTAGCTTAGACAAGCTAatcttcaacaacaaaatgaaTGGAACTCAAGTCAATCCAAATTGGGAAATAAGACACAACATAATCTGTGGAGTAGCTGAAGCATTAGACTACCTACACAACGGTTGTGAAAAAACAGTTCTACATAGAGATGTGAAGTCCTCAAACATAATGTTGGATTCAAAATTCGTAGCGAAGTTAGGCGATTTCGGGTTAGCTAGAACGATGCAGCGAACTGAACAAACCCATCATTCGACAAAGGAGATAGCAGGGACACCGGGGTATATGGCACCAGAAATCTTCCTGACAAGTAGAGCAACAGCAGAAACTGATGTATACGCATATGGGGTATTGGTATTGGAGGTAATATGTGGGAGAAAGCCAGGGAATCCATTGGATTTAGGGAATTATGAAGGGAGTATAGCACATTGGGTATGGGAGTTTCATAAAGATGAGAGGCTTGTTGAAGCTGTTGATGAGAGTATTGAAGGGCAATTTGTGAAGGAAGAGATTGAATATTTGCTTATATTGGGATTGAGTTGCTGCCATCCAAATCCACTTGCAAGGCCAAGCATGAGGACTGTTTTGGCAGTGCTTAAAGGAGAAGCAAATCCACCAATCTTGCCTAATGAAAGACCTTCATTTGTTTGGCCTCCAATGCCACCATCATTCAAAGAAGATACTTCTGATAGCTCTCTTAAAGATAGTACTCACCTTGTTCCATTCACAGAACTTACTGGAAGATGAAGTGGAAgctatgtttttgtttgttttttctttccatgaaATGGagtaatgtattttttatttatttatagattgTAAAAGGATAAAGTGTATCTCATTAATGTTTGTTTATTGGTAGACAGTGTTTAGATTTAACAGGTTATGTTATGTATGGGAGAAATGCTCATTTCTCTTGAAATGTTTTTGGTACATAGACAATGTAGCAATAATATTATGTTTGGATTTGCACATTATTAATGGGATTACGTAGATATTATGTAATACACCAAAGTCTTCCAACGGGTGTGATCATGATACATGAATTGTAACATATCATGTTGCTTCTTGTCACATGGCCGGGTGTAATTCTCAAGATATTTgtgcaaacaaaaaaactctCAAAGTTGTTTAGAAGTAATATTTTGAcagttttggaaaattttctcTACCACCCACAAGAGATTACTCACGGTAGTATTTGCATTTGAAGATACAGATAACTCTCTTAGTCTTAAAATTAGCCAACACAAAACATGATGAAAGATGTTTTTCCACCGATAGagtgatatattttttgtttattggtagAACAATACTTTGTTGCATTTCAAGATACATTttcgattttttaaaaaaaatataaaaagaattaagttGAAAGATGTTCGTCTCTTATATCTAATGAGAAGTTTTTGACtgattttttagttcaaattcAAACTAGAAGCTTTTAGCTAAGAATATCGTCAAATTAATCTTTTACCCTAAAAGGAATTCAATAATGAGTCTAATGCCAATTTTAATACTTAAGGTCATGAATTATACCATGACAAATAAccaataactttttaaattctacTTCTTGTTGATACTTAGCTTTCAAACGTTACATGTTTACTTATTGGAATTATATGGCTTAATCTTTTGTTTGTGTATTTGCcatcatttttaaatcaattaatgtaatctgaaaaagaatttaaaatatttattgaaaaaaccatATGTAAAAATGTAAAGCTAAAATTCTAAGAACGTGCAATGTTTGATAACATGGAATATAATGAATTtgtatggattttatttcCAAATTCATATTTAGATAGAGCATTTTGCATTTGATTTGTGAATAAAGATTGTATTTTTAtctataattttagtttttgtggTGACTTTACcatcattatattttattgaaaactATATTGTTAAGTACGGACAAAATATTGAGCTGTCAAACATTTAAGAAACTTATACTATAtagtataaattatattcaattctttcaaaTCTTCGAAAAGTTTTGGAAATAAACAATAGGATGGGTGTTTCTatgaattttctctttcattttttctacaTCAAATAAAAGTCATATGAAAATGATCACCAGAGTAGGATAGATAGATactattttgagaaattgttaTGAATAAATCAACTCAAGtttctaatatattatttcattttatttaggcgtattttcaaatatagtaaaatttaatactatatCGATCATAGATatagataatattttataattattttaacaattatgtgatttataattatttttgtattagatacttggaaaataaataacaatattaaattgattttgagtgTTTAGGGTTGTATTTAATAGATGTTAATGATTTGAAGGACACAgaagtataaaataaactctaCCACTTAGGAGAAATTTCTccacaattttataaataatacaaaagttATGCATTGATTATAGTTCTTAACGTAgccttcaattttataaaaaggtGGAGACATGGAAAGTTTTATCGTAAgctaaagaaaacaacaaaacttctttttctgttcTTAGAATTAGAAAGGGGAAGTTTCAATGGAGTCTCTGTGAAACGCCATTGTTTTCTCTCAAGAGCCAAAGACGATGAGATGTTGTAAAGCAATAATTAGGATTCTCCTGTTCTTTGCCACCTTCTTCAGATGCACCATCAACCCCACACTTTGCTTCGATTTTGACTTCCCATTCTTCGATGACGATAGTGATACTGAGCTCATTCTGAGTAACAATGTTCGCATCTTCGACCGCGCACTTCGAGTGACGCCAGACATAGGAGGAGCTTCGGTCTCCAATGAATATGGAAGGGCTGTTTACAAAAGGCCATTCAAGCTGAAAAACAATGGTAAAGTCAATTCTTTTGCCACCAGCTTCGAGTTTGACGTCAGCCCACAAACGTTGCCTGAGGGTGGTGAAGGGCTGGCGTTCATACTCACTGCGGAACCTTCTCCTCCTGCCAGCAGCTATGGACAGTGGCTGGGGATTGTCAACGCCTCAACTAATGGAACGTCGAATGCGAAAATAGTGGCTATCGAATTTGACACAAGGAAGAACTTCCCACAAGACATTGATAGCAACCACGTGGGCTTAAACGTAAACAGTGTCTACTCCATTGCTCAACAGCCATTACTGGGGTTTGGCGTTAATCTTTCATCCGCCAACTTTCTTTATGGGACTATCGTATTTGATGGGAACAACGTTTCTATCTATGTTACCACGTCCATCTTCAAAGAGGACCAACTAAAAAATCTCGTCATTTTTCAACCCTTGGACCTCTCCATCCTCCCAGACGACATTTTCGTGGGCTTCTCAGCTTCAACAGGCAATTATACGCAGTTGAATGGTGTGAAATCGTGGAAGTTCTTCAGCGAAGATTCTCGCCAAGGAAAAGAAACTCCAGCCTGGGTTTGGCTCATAGTAGCCGGAGTCGGATGTGGGGTTGCCCTTGCCTTCTTTGTCTGGGTGCAGAGACCTCGAGTGAATCATTTGGAGGAGCCATACGGATCAGACATAGAACATCAGCTTCAACTTTTATCCATAGCCCCACGAGccaaaaagtttgaattcaGAGAACTCCAGAAGATAACAGACAATTTTGATCCTAAGAACATGCTTGGAAAAGGTGGTTTTGGAACCGTTTACAAAGGAAACTTGCTGGATAAAGAGGTAGCAATCAAGAGAATCTCAAAGGATTCACGTCAAGGGAAGCAAGAGTTCATTGCAGAAGTGGCTACTATTGGTAGCCTACATCACAAAAACCTCGTAAAGCTAACCGGATGGTGCTATGAGGAAAGAGATCTTCTGCTCATATACGAGTACATGCCTAATGGCAGCTTGGACAAGTTGATATTTGGCTACAGTGAGATGAATGGAATGGATCCTGCACCAAACTGGGAAACTAGACGAAACATAATCTATGGGGTGGCAGAGGCTTTGAATTATCTTCACAATGAATGTGAGAAAACAGTCCTCCATCGAGATATAAAGGCATCCAATGTGATGTTagactcaaaatttgaagcCAAGTTGGGAGATTTCGGATTGGCTCGAACAATATGTCGAACCGAACAGACCCATCACTCAACAAGAGCGATAGCAGGAACACCAGGATACATGGCTCCAGAGATTTTGCTAACTAGTAGAGCTACGAGAGAAACAGACGTATATTCCTTTGGAGTTCTTATTCTCGAAGTTATATGCGGAAGAAGGCCTGGGAATCCATCTGAGCTTGGTGGCTACAACGGCAGTCTCGCGCACTGGGCATGGGAGTTTCACAGGGAAGGGAAAATTGTTGAAGTTGTGGATGAGAGAATTGAAGGACAATTCGTTAAGGAAGAAATAGAGTTTCCATTAATTCTGGGGATAGCTTGTTGTCAACCTAACCCCATCCAAAGGCCCACCATGAAAATTGCTTTGCAGGTGCTCAAAGGGGAAGCAAACCCACCAATTTTACCAAATGAGTGGCCTTCATTTGTGTGGCCTCCCATACCCCCATCATTCAAAGGAGACGCAAACAACTTACCGGAAGAAGCCCCGCTTACTCTAACAGAACTTACTGGAAGATGATATTCTAATGAAAGGTTTTGTTCCTCTTCATGCCCTGACTGTTCTCTCCCTCTTGTCGCCCTTTCAAGGATTGGGAGTGCTAGTGTTAGATCCCACATAATACTTTTCTCTGTAGCATTCGACTCTTCTAATCCATCCCCACCTATATAGTTTAGGGGTAGAAAGTTAATGGAGATAAGATCGAGAGGCTTCAAAACTGAAAGTGGGTTGCCTAGAAATTCTACAGTCTAGCCTGCAAATGAGGTGATAGAGGACTCTTCCTTTATTTCCTTGAAGTTCATccaagaaaatagaaatgacATAAGAAGTAATCACCTGACGTGTGATGATTCTCCAATATAAGTGGTATAAATAAACTCCTCAATATAGCTATGGATGTCACTCTTCCATTGAAACCTTGGGAAAGTATCAAGTTATTAACAACTTCAGACAAAAACCCCCTGGATAAAATTGACTGGTGAGATCTCTA of the Cucumis sativus cultivar 9930 chromosome 3, Cucumber_9930_V3, whole genome shotgun sequence genome contains:
- the LOC101203216 gene encoding probable L-type lectin-domain containing receptor kinase S.5, with product MRCCKAIIRILLFFATFFRCTINPTLCFDFDFPFFDDDSDTELILSNNVRIFDRALRVTPDIGGASVSNEYGRAVYKRPFKLKNNGKVNSFATSFEFDVSPQTLPEGGEGLAFILTAEPSPPASSYGQWLGIVNASTNGTSNAKIVAIEFDTRKNFPQDIDSNHVGLNVNSVYSIAQQPLLGFGVNLSSANFLYGTIVFDGNNVSIYVTTSIFKEDQLKNLVIFQPLDLSILPDDIFVGFSASTGNYTQLNGVKSWKFFSEDSRQGKETPAWVWLIVAGVGCGVALAFFVWVQRPRVNHLEEPYGSDIEHQLQLLSIAPRAKKFEFRELQKITDNFDPKNMLGKGGFGTVYKGNLLDKEVAIKRISKDSRQGKQEFIAEVATIGSLHHKNLVKLTGWCYEERDLLLIYEYMPNGSLDKLIFGYSEMNGMDPAPNWETRRNIIYGVAEALNYLHNECEKTVLHRDIKASNVMLDSKFEAKLGDFGLARTICRTEQTHHSTRAIAGTPGYMAPEILLTSRATRETDVYSFGVLILEVICGRRPGNPSELGGYNGSLAHWAWEFHREGKIVEVVDERIEGQFVKEEIEFPLILGIACCQPNPIQRPTMKIALQVLKGEANPPILPNEWPSFVWPPIPPSFKGDANNLPEEAPLTLTELTGR